The region AAAGTCTTAGTGCAACTCTGAGAAATCTGAAATCAAACTGAACACACAGGGAAAGCAGTAGCTAACACGTTGACAAACAGGATGACAGAAAAGGCAAAGGGGATTTGACAAACAATCGGAGCAGCAAGCAACACAACCACAAAATGAACAAAACAACACAAAGTATAAAGAAAGCCACTTTACGCCTGTCGAGTCAGGGAGTTCAAGTAGGTAACCACATTGGTGGTACTCCGCTCCGTCAGGTTGCTCTGCCCACGCTGTAAACTGggtcaataaaataaaaatgtaaacgaaaatcaacaaaaaccaaccgcaattaacaaaaatagaaatagGGGAACAACTACTAGGATATTCAAGGGTGGAAACCACTACAACAGCGCAGACAAGctcattttgatatttttcctCCATATGTTTATCATTGTCAAAACTGAACTTAAGTGTTTATAAACCCATACATATATTTGCTCagtaaaaatattgatttcaaaaaaataaactcaaCCCTCATACTCTTGAAATTTGGAATCATTCTTTGGACACGAACAGAATTTATACAAGAGACGGCCTCCTAATTGCTTCTCTTTCAGTGTCTTGAGAATCTGCTGGATTTTATTGGTATCCGAGAAGGCTTAAGACCTTGCCTACAATGCGCGCAGCAGTTTCCGACCCTCGGCTGTACAGGACACTCACCAAACTGAGTACTAGGTAAATAGGACTGGGGTATTGGTTTTAGAATCAACCGCCGGCACGTTCCCGCACACTTACCCCTCTTCGTCCGGTGGCGGCAGCTCGTCGCAGCCGTTGGCTACCTCGGCATCTTCGATCTCGATGCTGTCATGACGCTGTGGTGCCGCTTGCCTGCCTGTGGGCATATCCACAGAGGCTGGAGGCGTTGGCTTCTTTGTTTTCTTGGCCCGCTTGATGCGCTCATCCAGCATGGAGAGATCCTTCTCGTTCAGATGGCCAATCATCTTGTATGTCTTTTCGCCGGACAAGAAGAACACCTGGACTATGCAGTTGAGTGCTGCATTACGCACGGAGTTATCCCGGTCGGAGATCTGGCGGGCAATCTCTCGCACCGCCGCCTGGGGGGCAATGTTCATGCCGTACGTCTCGATGAGGAAGGATAACTCGTCCAGGCACTCGGTACGCTGGCGGGCATTCTTCGATTTAAGACCCTCCATCACATAGGCAAAGACCTTGACGAAGGGGAAGACCAATATTACTTGCCGGAGCACACGACGCACTCCATTCCGGACAGCGTCCTTGGGGTCTCCAATCTGCAAACGAACAAAGatttttagtaattttttGACCTTCTAGTAATTGACCCGAGACTTGCCTTCAACAGCAGGTGGGGCACAAAGCAGCTGCCCTCGTTCTCGGCCAGAATGTAGTCCTGGTCAATGAGCATCTGGAAGACCTGCACTAGATACTCGAGACCCTTAATCAGCACAGAAGGGTTCGTATCGTAGAAACGCAGCGTCAACCATTTGAGTATCAGGTCCAGATTGCAAACCAGCGCCTTGCTGTTCCCAGGCAGATCTTCGCTTAACTGCTCGATTACTTTCAAGTGATAGCTGGAGAagaattaaaaagtttataacTAGACCTCAGCAGTGTTGGTAGATGGACTCACCGAAAATCGTCGTGAAACATGTTGGCTATCAGCGCTTTATTGACATTGGCCGCCATCATCTGATCGCGTAGCAGGTCAGTAAACTCCTCTCTTGGCGTCACAAATGTCCACTTGAGAACCTTCATCTTTTGCTCATCCAAAAGTCGCTGGTTCTTTGAGTTGTTTGCGGCCAAAAGCGGCGATGTGTCGATATCCTCGTCCTTCTTGCGAGCAGGTGCTGGCAATTTGTCCTGTCCTCCGGCAGCGCGGGAGGAGGCACTCTTCTGGATTCCACCAGCTCCACCACCACGCACTGTCTTGGCCTTTGGCTCTTCGGGAATTGGTGCCTGCTGCTTGCCCTTCGGCAGCGGCTTAACTGGGAGATTAGGACGCGCCTTCTCCAGGGCCGCATAGATATCCTTTTTGGAGGCGGGCTTTTGCTTGTCCAAAGCTCGATTCATAGCGTCAAATCCAAGGTGAATCATAATACCCAACACAGCCTCGTTGGCGTTCTTCCGCACATCGGCATTGCGATCGCAGATGTGAGCGTACAAGTGCGGGACCATTGAATGGAGATCCTCCTTCGACACCGACTTGGGGGGAAGGCCTGGAAGTTTGTCCGCCAGCCAAGCCCACAGTTCCGTCTTCAGAGCGGGGGATCCTCCCTTAAGGGCATCGGCTATCATTTCGCTCTCAAAGAATTCCTTGTAGCCGCCCTTCTCGCCGAAACTGTTCATGCAGTTGAGGGCTGCGGCCCTCACAAAGCTCTTGTTATCTCCAAGAGCGTGCAGAAATCCGGGGAACAGGGTGCGCACATGGTTGCGACATCCAGCACCCATGGCCGTGGCAAGCTGCTCGCAAATGGCAAGCGTCGTCTGGGCAATCTTTGCATTGGAATCCACCAGGCGATGCGCCAGAGCAGGAGCCAAGTCCCCGATGCTGGGTTTGATTAGACGAGCCTCTGAAATGATGGCCTGCAGCTTGGTCAATCCCTCGTTGCGAGTCTTCCAGTCCTTGTCAGACATCTCTTTTAGCAATGCCTCCGTAATCTGTGGGGCAATGTCAACGCGGGGTAGCAGATCAGCCATGTTAACGGGCTCATCTTCCCCAGCTGCACCGCCCTCGTCGTCTTCATTGTCCGGGGAGTTACCAGCTGCTCCGCCACTACTACGCTGAACTCCCCTCACTGGCTTGGGTGGTTTTTCGCCCACATTCTTATCGAACTCCACCTGGATCTGGGACTTAAGTGCCGGCTTCTCATTGTCGAAGAACATCATAAGTGCGTTACCCATATACATAGACATGATGCCCACGAGCTGGATGGCAGCTGCGCGAACTGTTGGATTGGTGCTCTGAACACCCTTTCGCACATCCTCGATGAGGGTCTTTGGCTGTAATTGGAAGCCAAACTCTGTGATGGACTTGCCCACCCAGTTAAAGGCCTCCGACTGCACCTTTGGCGATTTCTGCTCGAAGGCAAAGCTCAGCACTTTGCCTACGATGTACTCCAGTTTGGTGGCTTCAGCGAAGGCAGTCAGTACAtcggcagctgctgctccattCTTGGCATCAGCCAGCTTCTCGGTTATTTCGTTCATCACCAGGTCTACGGTTGTCGTGGTCAGCGGATAGTTCTCGGCCACACTGCGAATTATGTCCAGCTTAAACTTGAGTACTTGGAAATTCATTTCCTTGAGGCCGGGCTTGCGTCCGCTGATAGTTCGGATGAGGATCTGTGATATGCCCGCCTGTTTTGTATCGAAGCCGGTTATTTCGCCCAGGAGCTGCTCCACGGCAGCCAAGCGGTTCTTCCAATTGGAGTCCACCAATCCATTAAGTATGTCGGCCGGCAGAATTTCCTCGGACTTTTCTTGCAAATCCTCCGGTGTTAGCTCGCGTTCTGTGGCTAGAGCTTTCCCGGATGCTTTAGAGGCTGCTGCTGGGGCAGATGCCCCTCCTCCCGCAGCACCAGCCGCGGATTTCTTCAACACCTTGCGTGCCCCAGTGGTGGCAGGTCGAGAAACTGGCTTGGGATCCACACTGCCTCCCGTGGTCTTGGCAGGAGCAGCGGCTTTTGCAGTCGGTGCCGAAGCGGGTCGTGCCTCCTTCTTCGGTCCAGCAACCTTAATTTTGATCTCGGCCTTGTCGTGACACTCCTTGATCTTGACCATCTTGAGGGGATCAACGTCGGCTAACAGAGGAGTCACAGCCTTGTCGCCCATCAGCTTCATTAAAGTACCCAGAGCTTCGGCGCTGCTGTCGCGGACTGTTGGATCCGGCTCGTTGAGCGTTTTGACCAGACTGGTGGTCAGCAGCTTAAGCAGCTTTTTGTTTAGAGCTGCTGGCTGAGTGCGGGTCAGGGCACGGGCCAAAAACAAAGCGGTTTCGGATTTAACACTTGGATTCTTATTGGCCAGCGACTCCACAATGGACTCTTGCTGTGCCTCCAGCGAGGTGGAGGTGTAGATGGCATCGATGGCCTCGCGTAGTGCTGTCACAACATTGGGTTTCTTCTCCTTGAATTTCTCCAagagagacgggacacaagcCTGAAAAAGGAGGGTTCACAAAATAAAGATTGAATTGAAAAAggtaacaaatttaaaaactacttACCGATGCATAGTTGGAGAAGCGCTTTGCCAATCCTTTGGCCAGCAGGGCCAGACATTTGCCGGCCATGGCTACCAGAACCACGTTGGAGTCCTTAGTAATAACCTTTTTAAGAGCACTCACTAGTGCTCCATACTCGCCGTTCTCCAGCTTGGGATTTTCGGTGAGCAGCTTCTCCAGGACCTCCAGCGATTCCTTTCGCAGTGTCCACTTCTTTTCCTCCAGCTTATCGTAAAAGTCCTTGGGCATTTTGGAGAGTATGTCAACGGGATCGAGAAGATCAATGGGATCGATTTCCTCGGCCCCAGCGTCGCCATCTTCTTCtgcagaaaaatataaatttaaatgagtaaaacaaaaaacatgaGAGCTTGGAGTATTTACCATTATAGGCATCCTCGACAGCTGCTGCGTCTGCGATCTTCGCTTGCTTCTCTTGCTGAGATTTCAAATATCTAAAGAGACAAGCGGTTTAGTCATATAATCAAATAAGGGATGGACTTCATCCCACCTGGAGGGCTCTGCTCGTTCGCCCTTGAGTTTCTCGAACTCATCCTCCAGCTCCTTGAGCGTTACTTGTGGCAACGTTGAGATCTGTGGCTTCATGGCTGCCCCGATCCAGCGGTAGATTTCCACGGCCAGCTGCTTGCCCTCGTCTCGGACGGCTTTGTCTCGGTCTGACATCAGCGGGGCAAGCTTCTTAATCAACGGCTTGACGCCTATAACTTTGTGTCCGAATTCGCGGAGGGCCAATGTGGTGGCTGCCACACAGGCGGACACAATCTTGGGGTTCTTGGCCTCCATGCCCTTGACCAGCTCTTCGACGACGGCCTCCTGCTTCTCGATCTCCACATACATGAGTGCCACCTGGACGGAGAGCTCCTTGGTCTTTGTCTTCGGGGCCGCAATGCACTTCTGGACGATGCCGGTCATCACATCGCCCACTGTGCGTCCGGCCAGGCCGCTGTTCTCCACAAAGATGAGGGCGGCTTCCAGGCCCTTCTCCTGGGCCATCGCATTCGAGTCGACCACCATCTTCTTGATGAGGCCAGCGAACTTGGACCACTCAGGCGACTTCTCGTCGTCTAGGTCGCGGAAGATCTTGGCAGCCTCTTCGTAGCCATCGACACGAGCCTTCCAAAGTTTATGGACACACCGCTCCTCCACCGGCAACTTCTTGTACTCGGTATCCTCGGCCATGGTGTGTTGGTGCTCTGGGCGCTACTCAATTCGGTCTGAGCGGCGGATTCTCCTCAGTGGTCTCGGGCGCAAGCAGTTGTCTCAACCAACATTCTAGGGaacaaacgaaaaaaaaaggtattatataaaatagcAAATCAACTGGAATTTCTATCTCCAAACATCAAGCAAATCCCAATGGAGCAGAACCATACGGGTTGTCAGGAGCCATCAAGCTAATGTTCCGAAATTGAGCTTAATCGCCGATGAACTGCAGGGAAGGCCAAGGAATGGGATTCATCCGTCCGTTCCGCTCGAGAGGCGGCAAGAGAAGTAAATGGGTCGGCCATATTTAGATTGTCGTCGTCTAAGTGCAGTTATTTGgcaaatagaaatagaattaGGAGCGTGCGAATTTGGTTTTTTCGGAAAAGGTTGGTGGGCTTGCCACCCAGGATGGGGTGATGGGTGATATCATATGGCCGGAATAGCGCGCTTTATTCAGAATAATAAATCAGGGGCAGGCCGCAACCCCACCCCCCTTTGCCCGCTAACAAGGTGACACACACGCACTCGAAAGCCCGTGACTGACTCAGGagttgatttttttatttaactattCACTCTGCCGCCCCTTAACGTTTTTCCTTTGATCCGCCCCTGCCTCAATTTAACTGTGCTCCAGTTTCAGCAGGGCATTCCACTGGTCGGATATGCTCAAGCTTTGCCTACTATTCCAAGCTCTCACGCACACCGACGCTCGCCATTTCGAATTAACGGATCAGTTCGGaggcaacaacaaatgtttcTCCTGCGGGGCGGTGCGTCTGGAAAATGCCGTCGTTTACCGTTCCAGCCAACCGCTAATTGCAACTAGGGCTATTAATTTCCAGTGGCTGCAACTTGAGAGCCAGCAGATGCACCAGATTTCGACCACTTCAGCGACAAACACAAAGCGACGCCCTGGAGCTTGAAAATCCCAATGCATCCGAGTGCATTccggcacacacacgcactcacCATCAGAATTTGGGGATCCAAGTACCGCCGTGCtgcggggggcgtggcggggGCTGTGGGGGCGGACAGCTGGCCAGGGGCAGCGGTTTTAAAGGGCTGCGCAATGCAATAACTTCGATTTTTCGCAGGCGACACACCAACACTCACACACGGCACAACACTCAGGCACGCACACCAATCTGACAAAGACACACCGACGAGCTCTCTTTTTTCAGCTGCCAAGTACTGCAGCAACAATAAAACCATAAACAACAACTATTAACTATGTTTCACGCGCTACGAGGCACTTTTGTGCAGCGGAATTTACTTCGGTTTCGCGTgaggtaaataaataataatttttgcgTTCTTCGCAAGCGTCGTTGCGCGCCAGAGCTGGGTAACCACTCGCGATAGTATCGATGTATCGAATGTACTGTATTATCGACTATGCCTATCGGCTATCGGCTAGCTGCAGTGTGACCTTTTAAATATCGTTAACCAATTTAAATCccactttatttaatttgaaatttaaattacaatttacaTTTCTTTAACTGAATTTCAAACCCTCATATTACTTTTCTACTAGTCTGAGATATTTAAACTCATGAAATGTATAATTGTTATATAGCATTTATTGTACCGCCGTTCTCGACGCGCGTGATCTCCAGCAAGTGAATGGTGTGTCCGCCCATGAACTCCAGCAAATCCAC is a window of Drosophila biarmipes strain raj3 chromosome 3R, RU_DBia_V1.1, whole genome shotgun sequence DNA encoding:
- the LOC108026207 gene encoding protein mini spindles isoform X1; the protein is MAEDTEYKKLPVEERCVHKLWKARVDGYEEAAKIFRDLDDEKSPEWSKFAGLIKKMVVDSNAMAQEKGLEAALIFVENSGLAGRTVGDVMTGIVQKCIAAPKTKTKELSVQVALMYVEIEKQEAVVEELVKGMEAKNPKIVSACVAATTLALREFGHKVIGVKPLIKKLAPLMSDRDKAVRDEGKQLAVEIYRWIGAAMKPQISTLPQVTLKELEDEFEKLKGERAEPSRYLKSQQEKQAKIADAAAVEDAYNEEDGDAGAEEIDPIDLLDPVDILSKMPKDFYDKLEEKKWTLRKESLEVLEKLLTENPKLENGEYGALVSALKKVITKDSNVVLVAMAGKCLALLAKGLAKRFSNYASACVPSLLEKFKEKKPNVVTALREAIDAIYTSTSLEAQQESIVESLANKNPSVKSETALFLARALTRTQPAALNKKLLKLLTTSLVKTLNEPDPTVRDSSAEALGTLMKLMGDKAVTPLLADVDPLKMVKIKECHDKAEIKIKVAGPKKEARPASAPTAKAAAPAKTTGGSVDPKPVSRPATTGARKVLKKSAAGAAGGGASAPAAASKASGKALATERELTPEDLQEKSEEILPADILNGLVDSNWKNRLAAVEQLLGEITGFDTKQAGISQILIRTISGRKPGLKEMNFQVLKFKLDIIRSVAENYPLTTTTVDLVMNEITEKLADAKNGAAAADVLTAFAEATKLEYIVGKVLSFAFEQKSPKVQSEAFNWVGKSITEFGFQLQPKTLIEDVRKGVQSTNPTVRAAAIQLVGIMSMYMGNALMMFFDNEKPALKSQIQVEFDKNVGEKPPKPVRGVQRSSGGAAGNSPDNEDDEGGAAGEDEPVNMADLLPRVDIAPQITEALLKEMSDKDWKTRNEGLTKLQAIISEARLIKPSIGDLAPALAHRLVDSNAKIAQTTLAICEQLATAMGAGCRNHVRTLFPGFLHALGDNKSFVRAAALNCMNSFGEKGGYKEFFESEMIADALKGGSPALKTELWAWLADKLPGLPPKSVSKEDLHSMVPHLYAHICDRNADVRKNANEAVLGIMIHLGFDAMNRALDKQKPASKKDIYAALEKARPNLPVKPLPKGKQQAPIPEEPKAKTVRGGGAGGIQKSASSRAAGGQDKLPAPARKKDEDIDTSPLLAANNSKNQRLLDEQKMKVLKWTFVTPREEFTDLLRDQMMAANVNKALIANMFHDDFRYHLKVIEQLSEDLPGNSKALVCNLDLILKWLTLRFYDTNPSVLIKGLEYLVQVFQMLIDQDYILAENEGSCFVPHLLLKIGDPKDAVRNGVRRVLRQVILVFPFVKVFAYVMEGLKSKNARQRTECLDELSFLIETYGMNIAPQAAVREIARQISDRDNSVRNAALNCIVQVFFLSGEKTYKMIGHLNEKDLSMLDERIKRAKKTKKPTPPASVDMPTGRQAAPQRHDSIEIEDAEVANGCDELPPPDEEGLQRGQSNLTERSTTNVVTYLNSLTRQATFDQAPSSQLLLLQQHLHQLQQQTQQQKSSGPFGLDSQVISEIEKDWVRVDQMESKPLLNVDISSLDEPIKVRPTRAGIHYPQEKFDRLISRQHYMQQTLTTSPSSTGGMTSGISPYRSPMRMQNQQPPQQLENNVPNLADVLPKHDPQLVKVIRGVSSTDTLKARAAINELAAIIEAPEKQAVLRDYEEIFIQNVLAQFKNLSQIPSAQSVVVYQPLLSILYTFFHANILGKTLSVACIKNLMSALLNLMADPKLAVGDDSQYNKVINGICLKVLDKVDFTNLNCALIRLLRETCPEAKLPKFTDLLMKCIWRNVKMLPERSNELNYDAVILEVHEFMLALPSTWWQNRPSDTPMRTIKTILHNMAKVKGNAILQHLNQIPTHSELHTYLIRILKNFQKDGSAAGIGASPQRAKEIASKRISHQTHDTVSQIFKLISDRDTKQQGLQKLYDFKQQNPEIDLSTFLQGSSATFHKYIEEGLAEIERNQNAGSAQAPDNRMAATRSYLTDANYQNTGHDADFWMDRLQYHLSGGGVAGKLASARSADDGSHMLDNKVVDENLCLNGMNSQKASLIKRDKRDMSPNRLQALQAKLAQIKKENHAQ
- the LOC108026207 gene encoding protein mini spindles isoform X2, with translation MAEDTEYKKLPVEERCVHKLWKARVDGYEEAAKIFRDLDDEKSPEWSKFAGLIKKMVVDSNAMAQEKGLEAALIFVENSGLAGRTVGDVMTGIVQKCIAAPKTKTKELSVQVALMYVEIEKQEAVVEELVKGMEAKNPKIVSACVAATTLALREFGHKVIGVKPLIKKLAPLMSDRDKAVRDEGKQLAVEIYRWIGAAMKPQISTLPQVTLKELEDEFEKLKGERAEPSRYLKSQQEKQAKIADAAAVEDAYNEEDGDAGAEEIDPIDLLDPVDILSKMPKDFYDKLEEKKWTLRKESLEVLEKLLTENPKLENGEYGALVSALKKVITKDSNVVLVAMAGKCLALLAKGLAKRFSNYASACVPSLLEKFKEKKPNVVTALREAIDAIYTSTSLEAQQESIVESLANKNPSVKSETALFLARALTRTQPAALNKKLLKLLTTSLVKTLNEPDPTVRDSSAEALGTLMKLMGDKAVTPLLADVDPLKMVKIKECHDKAEIKIKVAGPKKEARPASAPTAKAAAPAKTTGGSVDPKPVSRPATTGARKVLKKSAAGAAGGGASAPAAASKASGKALATERELTPEDLQEKSEEILPADILNGLVDSNWKNRLAAVEQLLGEITGFDTKQAGISQILIRTISGRKPGLKEMNFQVLKFKLDIIRSVAENYPLTTTTVDLVMNEITEKLADAKNGAAAADVLTAFAEATKLEYIVGKVLSFAFEQKSPKVQSEAFNWVGKSITEFGFQLQPKTLIEDVRKGVQSTNPTVRAAAIQLVGIMSMYMGNALMMFFDNEKPALKSQIQVEFDKNVGEKPPKPVRGVQRSSGGAAGNSPDNEDDEGGAAGEDEPVNMADLLPRVDIAPQITEALLKEMSDKDWKTRNEGLTKLQAIISEARLIKPSIGDLAPALAHRLVDSNAKIAQTTLAICEQLATAMGAGCRNHVRTLFPGFLHALGDNKSFVRAAALNCMNSFGEKGGYKEFFESEMIADALKGGSPALKTELWAWLADKLPGLPPKSVSKEDLHSMVPHLYAHICDRNADVRKNANEAVLGIMIHLGFDAMNRALDKQKPASKKDIYAALEKARPNLPVKPLPKGKQQAPIPEEPKAKTVRGGGAGGIQKSASSRAAGGQDKLPAPARKKDEDIDTSPLLAANNSKNQRLLDEQKMKVLKWTFVTPREEFTDLLRDQMMAANVNKALIANMFHDDFRYHLKVIEQLSEDLPGNSKALVCNLDLILKWLTLRFYDTNPSVLIKGLEYLVQVFQMLIDQDYILAENEGSCFVPHLLLKIGDPKDAVRNGVRRVLRQVILVFPFVKVFAYVMEGLKSKNARQRTECLDELSFLIETYGMNIAPQAAVREIARQISDRDNSVRNAALNCIVQVFFLSGEKTYKMIGHLNEKDLSMLDERIKRAKKTKKPTPPASVDMPTGRQAAPQRHDSIEIEDAEVANGCDELPPPDEEGLQRGQSNLTERSTTNVVTYLNSLTRQATFDQAPSSQLLLLQQHLHQLQQQTQQQKSSGPFGLDSQVISEIEKDWVRVDQMESKPLLNVDISSLDEPIKVRPTRAGIHYPQEKFDRLISRQHYMQQTLTTSPSSTGGMTSGISPYRSPMRMQNQQPPQQLENNVPNLADVLPKHDPQLVKVIRGVSSTDTLKARAAINELAAIIEAPEKQAVLRDYEEIFIQNVLAQFKNLSQIPSAQSVVVYQPLLSILYTFFHANILGKTLSVACIKNLMSALLNLMADPKLAVGDDSQYNKVINGICLKVLDKVDFTNLNCALIRLLRETCPEAKLPKFTDLLMKCIWRNVKMLPERSNELNYDAVILEVHEFMLALPSTWWQNRPSDTPMRTIKTILHNMAKVKGNAILQHLNQIPTHSELHTYLIRILKNFQKDGSAAGIGASPQRAKEIASKRISHQTHDTVSQIFKLISDRDTKQQGLQKLYDFKQQNPEIDLSTFLQGSSATFHKYIEEGLAEIERNQNAGSAQAPDNRMDANYQNTGHDADFWMDRLQYHLSGGGVAGKLASARSADDGSHMLDNKVVDENLCLNGMNSQKASLIKRDKRDMSPNRLQALQAKLAQIKKENHAQ
- the LOC108026207 gene encoding protein mini spindles isoform X5, which produces MAEDTEYKKLPVEERCVHKLWKARVDGYEEAAKIFRDLDDEKSPEWSKFAGLIKKMVVDSNAMAQEKGLEAALIFVENSGLAGRTVGDVMTGIVQKCIAAPKTKTKELSVQVALMYVEIEKQEAVVEELVKGMEAKNPKIVSACVAATTLALREFGHKVIGVKPLIKKLAPLMSDRDKAVRDEGKQLAVEIYRWIGAAMKPQISTLPQVTLKELEDEFEKLKGERAEPSRYLKSQQEKQAKIADAAAVEDAYNEEDGDAGAEEIDPIDLLDPVDILSKMPKDFYDKLEEKKWTLRKESLEVLEKLLTENPKLENGEYGALVSALKKVITKDSNVVLVAMAGKCLALLAKGLAKRFSNYASACVPSLLEKFKEKKPNVVTALREAIDAIYTSTSLEAQQESIVESLANKNPSVKSETALFLARALTRTQPAALNKKLLKLLTTSLVKTLNEPDPTVRDSSAEALGTLMKLMGDKAVTPLLADVDPLKMVKIKECHDKAEIKIKVAGPKKEARPASAPTAKAAAPAKTTGGSVDPKPVSRPATTGARKVLKKSAAGAAGGGASAPAAASKASGKALATERELTPEDLQEKSEEILPADILNGLVDSNWKNRLAAVEQLLGEITGFDTKQAGISQILIRTISGRKPGLKEMNFQVLKFKLDIIRSVAENYPLTTTTVDLVMNEITEKLADAKNGAAAADVLTAFAEATKLEYIVGKVLSFAFEQKSPKVQSEAFNWVGKSITEFGFQLQPKTLIEDVRKGVQSTNPTVRAAAIQLVGIMSMYMGNALMMFFDNEKPALKSQIQVEFDKNVGEKPPKPVRGVQRSSGGAAGNSPDNEDDEGGAAGEDEPVNMADLLPRVDIAPQITEALLKEMSDKDWKTRNEGLTKLQAIISEARLIKPSIGDLAPALAHRLVDSNAKIAQTTLAICEQLATAMGAGCRNHVRTLFPGFLHALGDNKSFVRAAALNCMNSFGEKGGYKEFFESEMIADALKGGSPALKTELWAWLADKLPGLPPKSVSKEDLHSMVPHLYAHICDRNADVRKNANEAVLGIMIHLGFDAMNRALDKQKPASKKDIYAALEKARPNLPVKPLPKGKQQAPIPEEPKAKTVRGGGAGGIQKSASSRAAGGQDKLPAPARKKDEDIDTSPLLAANNSKNQRLLDEQKMKVLKWTFVTPREEFTDLLRDQMMAANVNKALIANMFHDDFRYHLKVIEQLSEDLPGNSKALVCNLDLILKWLTLRFYDTNPSVLIKGLEYLVQVFQMLIDQDYILAENEGSCFVPHLLLKIGDPKDAVRNGVRRVLRQVILVFPFVKVFAYVMEGLKSKNARQRTECLDELSFLIETYGMNIAPQAAVREIARQISDRDNSVRNAALNCIVQVFFLSGEKTYKMIGHLNEKDLSMLDERIKRAKKTKKPTPPASVDMPTGRQAAPQRHDSIEIEDAEVANGCDELPPPDEEGTQFGECPVQPRVGNCCAHCRQGLKPSRIPIKSSRFSRH
- the LOC108026207 gene encoding protein mini spindles isoform X6 — encoded protein: MAEDTEYKKLPVEERCVHKLWKARVDGYEEAAKIFRDLDDEKSPEWSKFAGLIKKMVVDSNAMAQEKGLEAALIFVENSGLAGRTVGDVMTGIVQKCIAAPKTKTKELSVQVALMYVEIEKQEAVVEELVKGMEAKNPKIVSACVAATTLALREFGHKVIGVKPLIKKLAPLMSDRDKAVRDEGKQLAVEIYRWIGAAMKPQISTLPQVTLKELEDEFEKLKGERAEPSRYLKSQQEKQAKIADAAAVEDAYNEEDGDAGAEEIDPIDLLDPVDILSKMPKDFYDKLEEKKWTLRKESLEVLEKLLTENPKLENGEYGALVSALKKVITKDSNVVLVAMAGKCLALLAKGLAKRFSNYASACVPSLLEKFKEKKPNVVTALREAIDAIYTSTSLEAQQESIVESLANKNPSVKSETALFLARALTRTQPAALNKKLLKLLTTSLVKTLNEPDPTVRDSSAEALGTLMKLMGDKAVTPLLADVDPLKMVKIKECHDKAEIKIKVAGPKKEARPASAPTAKAAAPAKTTGGSVDPKPVSRPATTGARKVLKKSAAGAAGGGASAPAAASKASGKALATERELTPEDLQEKSEEILPADILNGLVDSNWKNRLAAVEQLLGEITGFDTKQAGISQILIRTISGRKPGLKEMNFQVLKFKLDIIRSVAENYPLTTTTVDLVMNEITEKLADAKNGAAAADVLTAFAEATKLEYIVGKVLSFAFEQKSPKVQSEAFNWVGKSITEFGFQLQPKTLIEDVRKGVQSTNPTVRAAAIQLVGIMSMYMGNALMMFFDNEKPALKSQIQVEFDKNVGEKPPKPVRGVQRSSGGAAGNSPDNEDDEGGAAGEDEPVNMADLLPRVDIAPQITEALLKEMSDKDWKTRNEGLTKLQAIISEARLIKPSIGDLAPALAHRLVDSNAKIAQTTLAICEQLATAMGAGCRNHVRTLFPGFLHALGDNKSFVRAAALNCMNSFGEKGGYKEFFESEMIADALKGGSPALKTELWAWLADKLPGLPPKSVSKEDLHSMVPHLYAHICDRNADVRKNANEAVLGIMIHLGFDAMNRALDKQKPASKKDIYAALEKARPNLPVKPLPKGKQQAPIPEEPKAKTVRGGGAGGIQKSASSRAAGGQDKLPAPARKKDEDIDTSPLLAANNSKNQRLLDEQKMKVLKWTFVTPREEFTDLLRDQMMAANVNKALIANMFHDDFRYHLKVIEQLSEDLPGNSKALVCNLDLILKWLTLRFYDTNPSVLIKGLEYLVQVFQMLIDQDYILAENEGSCFVPHLLLKIGDPKDAVRNGVRRVLRQVILVFPFVKVFAYVMEGLKSKNARQRTECLDELSFLIETYGMNIAPQAAVREIARQISDRDNSVRNAALNCIVQVFFLSGEKTYKMIGHLNEKDLSMLDERIKRAKKTKKPTPPASVDMPTGRQAAPQRHDSIEIEDAEVANGCDELPPPDEEGPIYLVLSLVSVLYSRGSETAARIVGKVLSLLGYQ